DNA from Xanthomonas hyacinthi:
GCTGGCGGTACTGGCCGGCGGCGGCATCGGCGCGGGCATCGTCAAGTACGTGGCCGAGTACCGCGACGATGCGCAGAAACTGGCGCGGCTGCTCGGTGCGGCGCTGGGCTATGCATGCTGCGCGGCCTGCGTGATGGGGTTGGTCGCGCTGTTGTTCAGCCGCCAGATCGCGCAGCGCCTGCTCGGCGATCCGCACTACCAGAGCCTGATCTGCGTGCTGGCCGTGGCCCAGCTCGGCATCGCCCTGGTCAACTACATCCTGGCCGTGGTCAACGGCTTCATGGACGTGCGCCGGCTGGCCTTCATCCAGGTCGCCGGCTCGGTGCTCAGCGTGCTGGTGGTGCTGTGGCTGTCGCGCTGGCTGCAGCTGTACGGCGCACTGCTGGCGCTGGTCGCCGGACAGGTGCTGTGGCTGTGCGCCGGCCTGCCGGCGCTGCGGCGCAGCCCGTACTTTCGCCGCGACATGCTGCGCATCCGCTTCGATGCGGAAATGACCCGGCGCCTGGCCGCGTTCTCGGTGATGACGCTGACCTCGGCGCTGCTGCCGCTGCTGGTCAACATCGGCGTGCGCGACCATCTGGCCGCGACCTTCGGCTGGCAGCAGGTCGGCTACTGGCAGGCGGTGAGCAAGGTCTCCGAGGCCTATCTGCTGTTCTTCACCACGGCGATCAACGTCTACTACCTGCCGAAGCTGGCGGCGCTGCGCGACCGCGCCGGGCTGCTGCTGGAATTGCGCACCGCCTACCGCTACGTGTTGCCGGCGGTGATCGCATTGGCCGCGACGATCTATCTGTGCCGCGACTGGATCACGCGGCTGCTGTTCGCGAACGAC
Protein-coding regions in this window:
- a CDS encoding O-antigen translocase, with protein sequence MNVLRSGLYSGAATAAKLLAALLVLKLVAVYAGPAGVARLGQFTSLMSLLAVLAGGGIGAGIVKYVAEYRDDAQKLARLLGAALGYACCAACVMGLVALLFSRQIAQRLLGDPHYQSLICVLAVAQLGIALVNYILAVVNGFMDVRRLAFIQVAGSVLSVLVVLWLSRWLQLYGALLALVAGQVLWLCAGLPALRRSPYFRRDMLRIRFDAEMTRRLAAFSVMTLTSALLPLLVNIGVRDHLAATFGWQQVGYWQAVSKVSEAYLLFFTTAINVYYLPKLAALRDRAGLLLELRTAYRYVLPAVIALAATIYLCRDWITRLLFANDFAAAAPLYAPQLVGDVIKIAAFVLSYLMLAKAMTRLFVVSECVFAASYLGLVYLFTARMGLIGAAYAFAVNYALYLAFNVVVVRRYLRGLR